AATTTATCTAGAAGAAAATTGGCTGGATTTTTTCTTGAGTTGGACAGGGTTTTTACTTTGGGAGCTGAGATATTAGGTTTGCTTTTGATTTTGATAATTGCCGATCGATTGCTGAAATACTCTGCTTCAACTTGCAGTGCCTGGAGTCTGTATATTTCTGTCAGTTGTTGTTATAAATTCATATAAGAGAGCAGAGCGTTTTTTAGATATGTCCAACTTGTAGGATAAAACCAGTCTGATAAATATTTATATGAAATTATTGTTCGATCTCATATCCATTTCTACGCTTAGCGAATGGAAGTTAGAGAAGTAATTAGACTTATCGGGGAAAATGGTTGGTATTTAGCTCGAACTAGAGGTAGCCATCGTCAATACAAACACCCTACAAAATCTGGCTTAGTTACTGTTCCAGGAAAGCTGAGCGACGATCTTGCACCAGGAACATTAGATAGTATTTTAAAGCAGGCAGGTTTAAAGTAATGCGGTATCTAATTATTATTGAGGAAACAACAACTGGTTATTCAGCATATTCACCCGATTTACCTGGGTGTGTCTCCACTGGTGAAACTCGTGAAGAGTTGGAGCAAAATATGCGCGAAGCAATAGAGTTTCATTTAGAGGGACTTAAGTTAGAAGGTTACAAAATTCCTCAGCCGTCTACGTCATCTGTTTATATTGAAGTAGCAGCTTGATTAAATTTATCTTGCTACGGCTGAGTCATCACCATCAGACGAAAGACTTATTATCGAGTCGAACCTGTAGCGATCGCTCACAGCTAATGTATAAATCTTTACATCTAGGCGATCGCATCCAGGGAAATAAAGGGAGATTCTGATTCGAGTTTTTAGATTCAAAAGTTCGGGCAAATTTTAACTAAAAAACTTGAAGATTTTCTTATAAGCTTTCTCTTAAAAGCATTCTATAAGAAATTCCAATCGATTGCTTGGCTAGAACGCTCAAATCCTAGCAAAATAGTCATATATGTACTGCAAATCGCGACATTTTAAGCGCGGGAAATTTTTATTTTTAAATGAAATAATGACTGATAAATCAAGCTAATCAGTTAGCTATATGCAAACAATAATTCATTTTGTAAGATGCTCGTTCAGAGTGAAAATTCTGACAAAATCTTGAATTATGAAGAAAATTTGCCCAAATTTAGGTTTAACTCTGGCTACTTCGCTGTTTTTAGCATCCTGT
This window of the Chroococcidiopsis thermalis PCC 7203 genome carries:
- a CDS encoding type II toxin-antitoxin system HicA family toxin; amino-acid sequence: MEVREVIRLIGENGWYLARTRGSHRQYKHPTKSGLVTVPGKLSDDLAPGTLDSILKQAGLK
- a CDS encoding type II toxin-antitoxin system HicB family antitoxin, whose product is MRYLIIIEETTTGYSAYSPDLPGCVSTGETREELEQNMREAIEFHLEGLKLEGYKIPQPSTSSVYIEVAA